GCACATATTAAGAAAATTAtcgaaatatttttcacaaaatatatgcacaaacataaaatatctACAATTTGGCTAATAGAGAAttgcatattttaatacaatatattattccATCATTCCATAtattcacatttttatactcatccatatatatatatatatatatatatatatatatatataattataactATTGAACAAAATTTTGGCAACTTTATCTAACCTTATGTGTATCATCACAATATGGAAATTTTGCTGATTGCCAACATCGACAAATTcgtataattttttctttctcaTTTTCAGAAGGACAACTTTCTACTAgctaaatttttttatttaaaaaattttaatattaatatggcttgatacaaaatataacataGGATGAAAATGTACCAAAAACAAAATCacaaattttcaaatatttgtatacaAGATATTTCTAAGTTCATCCAATTTTATCACTTACATGATTGTACTGAGGAAACTTGTTTGTGTTGAAGTTTATGTGCTCAAGATATTCTAAAGGGTctttcatattttcatcatacTATCatactaataaaaattcatatattttaatttattttacacataaaccttatatttatccctattttttcttcgcaaaagtatattttcttataCTCAGTTTAACATATAAAAGttaatcatattttaaaaaattaaaggattgaaaaaaaaaaattaaaataattaaacttcaaaaaaaattataaatatgtatatattgtatatttataaatttactTTCATCACTtagtttatatttaatatactCGTAGCATTATGCATATTGCACAAAgtatatatgatattttttgttatattataacAACAATAAGTTGagtatacatttatttgaagaatataagtttattttttataacattatTTCGAGGGATATACTATTTGAAAATtaatcaaataatatataataataataagaagaagaagaagaagGAGAGGGCTATAACAGCATATAGTGGATGTAATAAGAATGAGCATAATAACAACAGCAATTATCTTCAACCTTTTCAACtaatcatttatttttttcaataaaatGATAGTTTTCATTGTGtatatttcttaaaaatgtgaaatTAGCACATATTTTGGTTATCCCTTTATATCTATAACTTTTTAACAAAACTCTATAAAACAGgttgtattaaaaaatatcaaaattttatgaaatttattttttttttttacaaaaggAACATATTTACATGTGTGTCTCATATACCATTTATCAAACATATATggttataaataattccctaatttattattataacagataaattttaaaaaattttaagttttttttttgaatggATATATAATCCTATATCGAAATgtgtatttaaaaataaataaataaataaaattgaatgAAAGCACACACACATGATGCATATATGTGTGCATACAGCAAAATAtcgaataaaaaatgtaggatgaaaataattatattactcaaaaaaagtaaaaatgaACGTATAATAGCATATATCGCTCATTCTAAATTAGGTAAactttattaaaaatacagATAAAACACAAGTacacaattaaaaaatctACAAATATGAGAATACGAATTATGTACAGATATATGCAAACATGTTATTCAAGTTACATAATCCgatacatataaatttatgttttcttaataaataatattttcactctttataaaaaattttcaacattatatattaaaacagTCAAATATTATAACGCAGAAATATTAGGTACCTCCATAATTTcgcataaatatatacatgaaATATTCCTATTAGTACAAACTATAATGctaaaacaatattataatgaaaacattttttaatactcCTTTCTTTTGTATTCTTATTATAAGAATTCTATATGGAATTTCCCACAACTTTAGATGAcagtataatatataatatataaaatacatggaaataaaatcaaTCGTCCTTTtataacataaaatattttttttgttttcctTGTTCAGTTAAAATACCCACCAAATGAGTTGTGATTTCTCTTTtccttttcattttttgataaatttttatttttcttaaaggaataatcatttatataattatccTTACCAGCATTCCATGTATCTTTAAAACCTACATATTTTGTAGAGCCATCAGATTTGTACATATATTCATGTCTTTTAAAGGATAAATTTTCTGGTATttgataattattttcattacaaaaaatacaaaattcttgaaatatagaatttaataattgtaCTAATAATTCAAtcccttttttatataaaaccAAATCATCTCCTATAACTGATATATGCATCCTTTCAACAATTGGAGCTTCATTTAATGcttttccttttatttctatcgacaatttattatttgtattttcatttacaTATGATATATTGCAATTATTCAATcctaatatttttttcataacaTCAAATTCTGTTGGGTACCcaaatatatcaattaaTTCAAATCTACTTAATCTTTTAGTAGCATAAGGATTATCATtatgttcattttttatattattattttgactAAAATTAGgatttatattgttataaTTAGAATGATTTGATATCTTATTTTTAACTTGATTTTTTgtaaacatattatttatattttcattatttttatttcttccaTTTTGTGGATTGTCCACTATACCCCCATTTCTATTAGCTCGTGAAATATCACTTGATCCTCCACTGTTTCCAGTATTAATATTTCCACTATTATTGTCATCATGATTTTTTCCTCCATTGttttgtaataaattaGCTAGCTTTTTCAGCATATTAACtgtattttcattatcctggtttccattatttgatttattatGAGCATTAGCTGGATCATTAGCAGAAAATGGAAGAAATTGTTCAATTACTTTCCCTTCATTAAGTATAATGCACCTAATAGTACCGATATCGTTAATTGTTAAGCCGTTAATATCTTTTCTTACTTGTTGTATCATATTGGGGTCGTTAAATGTTATTTGAGCTGCTGCTTTATCGTTTAATATTCTTATGGTTTTTGCACctttataatatgaaaataatgtttttaaatcattttcatcaaaaataaatgcatTCTGAGGATTGTCAATATATAGCCCTAGTgaattgttattattttttatactattCATAGTATTTCCGCTATTTACACTATTCCCATTAATAGTACTCATGTTATTCTCcctactattattattattatacatacTATTGTTCATATGTATTTTACtcatattcattttattcatattattgtttccaatattattatactgCTTAGTATCACGAAATTTCCCATTGCTATTATTCCCTGAACCTATTTGATTTTGATCCTTTAAACTTTTTTGATTTGGGGGGTGATTTATTAAtggatattttttcattttcaaactattttttgtttatatttatgtacaAAATGCAATGAACCCAACATATACACGTGCTAACATTAATACGTGTctatatatccatataaatgatttaaattgttacgatttctctttttttctattttatttttttatctttttcgataaatgtataattaTGACCGAATATATCAATCATATACATTAATTATAGTGGCTAGTTAGAAaatctttatataatttttatatactacaaaattaaaatattttttataaaatattgcgtttcaaatgttatatatattatcacaTTAATCCTGCTtaaatatacttttttattcgaataataaaatcaattaccttttatttttctggAGAATACAGAATTTTCcttatttattacatatacAATTCTCAAAATTGCTAATATTATtcctatatttattttacacaCATTCCAGggaaatttaaatattatccCTTTGGGCTTACTCAAGTTATATCCCCTGTTTTATGTGCGAAATTACGGACACAAATACCCTTAGATGATATTGAGGGATCAAAATAGTATgcacatatgtatatgcaatttttatgtatacaGATTGGTATACTGATACACATTCACGGGTTAAAAAAatctataaatatatcaacaCATATTTATACCCTATCGCctcttttttgttttccGAATTTTGTATTTCTCTTATTCTTGTAtaattattcaaataattatggATTAAATAACTAAAAAGGTATAAAATATGCTTTTTACCATgcatgtgcatatatatatatatatatataattaagaATGCTGATTTACCCCGTTATAACATTTGCACACGCTTTTACATAACCTAAAACAAGAATTAACTtcgaaatatataaaaaaacttaagtataatatatttttatattgctCTTTCGGGATAAGGATATGGTGATGGTGTGAGGGGTTGttgtatttaaatttttacatGAAATATCcaaaaatacatattttaaaaaattaaaaattgtaatttaggtgtctttttttaaatttctttataaattatttaaattttattaaatatatataataactgaaataaacttaaataaaattcaaGTATAACTTATGCTGTTCCCTTCactcatttatttttaaaataatactttATTAACCTGAAACAAATagtatattcataattttttcgtTCATATCTCTTCATTTgttattctttttatttttattagcatttgcatatatatatatatatatatatatatatatatatatatatatatatatatatatatatatatgtacatatgtaaatatagaTTATTTCCGAATTAATAGTATCGGGGATATAATATTGCAAATTCATATATGTTTGCACAAGATATCGTAATaagttttataattttaaaacatatacataatataattatttttgtagaATATCCAACTATAAGAGACCACCAAGAAGATGAAAAATCAATTCATGTTTTAATCACcgaaatgtatataaaacaaaatatactGTTTTGATATccatacaaaaatatttattttcttcccAGGTATGCAtgtgtttatttatttatttgctATTCATCTACAACTATTAATATCCatataacaatattttgcgcatttaatatataataacaaattttatcaaTGTAAAgcttatatatactataataatatttttccttttataACCCTAAAAACATGCTTAATATGAAAAGAGTTAATTCTtgaaaagtatatatagttaaataaaaataatcataataaatattattttgccATTAAAAAAGCagaaaaacaaacaaataaaataggtaatatataataaaaaaaacaaaacgAAATCagcaattttataaaaaaaattataatttttaatttgcataaattttatttatatgcaaGCAATATACGAATATTTGTACATAGgaactatatatatcaatttacatttaatattaataggGAAAgcatcaaataaaaaaaaataacaatataaatataatgcattttatttcatttgtcaaattaatattcatgcaataatttgatttaataaatttaaataatcaaaacaatagtaaaaaaaatacgatatacatatacaatagataaaaatggaattaaaaaaattatccatatatatgctatagttcattgatattttatttgcactttaaaagttaaaaaattgaagttgccaaaaatgtaaaaaaaaaaataagcataacattataatattttataaatattaaataaaactgTTAAGgggaaaacaaaaatagagcatttttataaaagacCTAAAATTCGCTATTTTATGCAGCTTCAAATCACATATACACTATTTGTATACATgcacatattatatatagcaTGCAcatatcaattttttataaacatttgtattattttagCACTATTTTagacaaataaatataaaattttgattGTCTTACTTAtaaatttcaaaaatatgacatttatttttttcttcattctTTATAAGATTAATatgggaaaaaatatataaacagtTTAAATAGGTACCCCTTTTAAAGTAAGcattcaaatatatacaagtatttatttacaatatatatatgtatatattttaagaatGCCATCAATTATATCCATATTCgttgcatatttatattttcatttatttcatcctatattcattattttttaaagtcTTGcctatacttttttttatctatttcaaaaatatacatattgaaaaaaaggtttaaatatactaaaaaaacaccacatatatttttttacaaatatttcagtaaaaaaaaaaaaacgattaataaaaaatataaaaatggctttatgaaaaataggTTTTTCAATATCTTAACCATCAACTGTATTTATGCTGTCTTCAATCATCTCTTAAAACATAtgaacttaaaaaaaaatattaaaatagtaaagatcttaaaaaaatgggaaAATACACcatcataataaaaaatttatttcttttccccttatatatagagagaaatatattgattaaatttttttttaattttaaaattatttaaattggAAAAATCGTGAGATGTATAAAATAAGCatattgtaaatataatggatatataatttgttcatataaAGTTTAtgctaaaaatataataaaatattaaccgttaataaaataatacaagGTGGTTAGCACTATTGTATAAATTAGCAAGTCGTTATATGCATACGAAATGagtaaatatgtatatatttatatttcacATAAATACCATTTATGCATGTAAGCATTTACACATATCCTCACTAATATGTGTATGTTTCACCATTACAcgcatatgcatatatgtttaccattttaatcatataagacttttaaaaaaataaataaaatgtatatattaaaaaaaattgtattaatataaattttaaaaaattaaccaaaataatttttaaaaaatagtatatataataatgaaaaaaatatgaaaaagtatgaaaaatatatatattatgacGCACAAGgcaataataacaaaatcaTGATGAAAAAACTTTTTAAGTATAATTATGTTCATTCTACATTTATACATTCATCATCAACATCAATGGCCGAAAATGACGGTACGTCTTCTTTCATTAATCCTCTCAactaatttaaaaaaaaaaaaaaaaaaaaaaatacatttgtgactcttatatatacatattggAGGGTGATACTATATAAATGCGAAATGAGCTAgccaaaaataaaatatatatatgttatattcGCTTAGCATAAATGTGAAGTGTATCTTTTGAATACCTTTATCAGTTTGTTGTCCTCTGCCATTTTTGCCCTCTGTAAAGCCTCTTGTCTGTCAGCTTCATACAGTTCGTCTTGGTTTGTAGAAAATTCCtgataaaaaacaaaatggaataaaaatgagaaGGGGGAATGAAACGAACACGAAAGGGATTATCAACTAAATGTGCAACATGATAAATGAAATTCCATTTAATCACCCAACCTTCAACGATATTAGCAAATCGCGTACAAAGGATCTGAAGGTGGAAGGAGATTCAAcacaaaaattaaacatGTCCACTGAAAAAGTTTCAATTTGCTTTTGATTCAGATTTTCAAAAGATTGAGTTAAAAAAGTTTGAACAtgctttattatatgtgGCTTAGTAATTTCTGCCTCTGGAATATTTATAACCTCGAATTCTAATAATCTTAATAGattcattaatataatagttTGATAATGAAAACCAGATTTGTGAAAAGAATCTGTTAATGTTTTGAATACTTcgtttaatataatataataaaaagctTTACAAAATTCATctaaatattcttttttttttacaatcaCATTATGAAGAAATTGATGCGTAATTTTTAACCCATGATCTGCAACTGATGGATGCTCATGTTTTATGGCCCATAATAAAGATTGtataaatgtattaaatatttctgaATCTAAcgtaaataaataatcaaaaCAATGCCTAACACATGCatctaaaaaattataaaatttttctCTGTGCTCAGGATATGAAgaaaaatcattttttatcatatctATAGTTGGtaataatacataatttAATACCGTTGGTAAAATAGGACATGTAAcattttcgatttttttaaaaacagTCGATAACAAAGAAAATACTTCAGCATCTTTAATGTGAGGATTACTGTCTCTATAATCAACTAAAATTGTTTctaataaaacatttaatatattactaGTCATTTggaaatttatttgtttagcTTCTTCAACAGTTGGTAAATGTATATCCATAGATTCAtcaatttcatttttcatttttttttgttctcTTTTTAATAAAGCTTCTTCTAGTTCCTGAATATTATAACAGCTTCTTTCAATAGTTGTTTCtattaaatgtaaaaattcccttttcattaaaaataaatttctaAATTGTGCATGTTTTATTCGTTTCGTACCATTCGTTTCAACTTCcatattaatatacttactatataattgatatatttttaaaaaatcaaaaaaaactaaattTAATTGTTCATAATAAAAGTAAGACAATGCATATGCCAAACGACAATTAACCCTTACAAatgttataattaattttgaattttcataattacATAAATGTTCTAAATTCTTAAAATCTGCATCCATGATATTCCCATTACCACCATTATTATTCCCACCATTAtttaatgtatttatattttttaaattattatttgaatatatcAAATCGTTCCATAAAGACATTAATTTGCTCATAAgaatttttatactttCTTGTTTTTCTTCATAAGGAAAGCATGAAATAACATGTGCAATAgcttcatataataataaattcaaTTTTTCAGGTAATTTGTgcattatattattgtgaaattttataaaaatactaaaaaaagATTCAATATGATTACCATTACTATCTGTactattattgttttttgcaattacatttttacattgtttacatatttttaatatcgTTTCTGCTGCCATATCTTGTACTTTTTCATTCTCTgcaaattcaaataattttttcataacaGTTTTTAAAAATCTCCAATGTAGCTTTAGAAAACGATGATATTGACTAACTATATACATAACACATGAAGCAAGTATAGCTCTATTTTCTTCGCCATTTTTAACTTCTAtcatatgtaaataaattcgcaaaatatacattaaaaAGTCTTGTTCTTTTTTTAGAGTCATGCACATTGATATAGATCCAACAGCATAACTAATTCTGTTTGTTTTTGTACTATTCCATTGTTCATtcttatttgtattttttaaagatttttcagattctttatttaaaagtTCTACAATTAATTCTATTGTTTTTTCAGATCCTAAATAAGTTAAATATACCAATGTCGTTTTCATTGTGTTATATAAAGATATTTCAGTTGTGTCAGGTTCAAAATCCCTTACTACTTCTCCCGTTTCATTATCATAGGAAATGTATATTTCTTGTGGTTTAGCCATCTTTTCAATAATAGTCCTTCGaatatcatttaatataaattcatataattttattcttggacatatttttttaatatcagATTGTGTCAAATCTATTTTATCTAAAATAGAtgaatattcatttatatttataatactATTTTCATTACCCACATTGCTATTTCCAATTCCTATATTGTGCATTGTAGCAAAACTATAAACCTTTCGATTATTTAAAACACCTGTTTCTAATCCTATATTAAATcctaaattattattcataccattttttaaatctgtttgcatattattatttgaattcacacatttgttttttatactattttcttcttctaATTTTCCTATTAACTCTCTTATTAACTGTTcagtaaaaatattataataatcaactattattaaaaaaacttCATCCATATTACTATTTGATAACATATgcaaaaatttaaaaacagcattaatatcattagtgttattatttttttcaattatagTTTctctataattttttaaaaaacttGTTAAACAAATAgatatttgtaaataatattgttcccaaaatattttaaattcagggggaatatttttcatttcattCACATTAggtaaatattttattttacttaCTAATTTGCTCCATAAATTTGTAAAtacattttcaaaatataataaatttttttcatcaatcTTTAGCATAACTATTTCTTGTATACATTTTACACAttctattttatatgatatatcaTCCCAAAAATgatcaaataataaatctaTTATTTGAACATCATTATcgttaaatttatatttttcaaatatatatgttaaaggtatccatttaaaaaagttagataaacaaattaacgTTTGTTTAATCAAAGAACTATTTGTACTTcttttattacatatattagcttctaatatatataaacataaatcATATACCTTTTGAAATTGACTTGCATATTCGTTTCGTaacttttctttttttttttgtactAAAGTTTCATTACCAAATTCAAACACTTCTTCACTTAACATGTTTAGtaatttcatattattcTCACAAACATTCTGATTTAATTTTGCTGAATTTACAATATCTGGTATAAAACTTGACCAAGAATCTGGCCATTCCTTTTTAACAATTTGTATTAATGTTTCatctaatttatttaataaatgtcTGTCAATTCCAAC
Above is a window of Plasmodium berghei ANKA genome assembly, chromosome: 4 DNA encoding:
- a CDS encoding RNA-binding protein, putative, which encodes MKKYPLINHPPNQKSLKDQNQIGSGNNSNGKFRDTKQYNNIGNNNMNKMNMSKIHMNNSMYNNNNSRENNMSTINGNSVNSGNTMNSIKNNNNSLGLYIDNPQNAFIFDENDLKTLFSYYKGAKTIRILNDKAAAQITFNDPNMIQQVRKDINGLTINDIGTIRCIILNEGKVIEQFLPFSANDPANAHNKSNNGNQDNENTVNMLKKLANLLQNNGGKNHDDNNSGNINTGNSGGSSDISRANRNGGIVDNPQNGRNKNNENINNMFTKNQVKNKISNHSNYNNINPNFSQNNNIKNEHNDNPYATKRLSRFELIDIFGYPTEFDVMKKILGLNNCNISYVNENTNNKLSIEIKGKALNEAPIVERMHISVIGDDLVLYKKGIELLVQLLNSIFQEFCIFCNENNYQIPENLSFKRHEYMYKSDGSTKYVGFKDTWNAGKDNYINDYSFKKNKNLSKNEKEKRNHNSFGGYFN
- a CDS encoding exportin-1, putative, with product MENEQFNPLSLLDKNQPFDADKLKLLDNIVEALLDTKDKNRRDFAQNLLNQFKMLDNSWRSVSVILDHSENVNTKFYGLQILEECINNKWNILPEEEREGMKNFIACYTITMSTEGTTVGIDRHLLNKLDETLIQIVKKEWPDSWSSFIPDIVNSAKLNQNVCENNMKLLNMLSEEVFEFGNETLVQKKKEKLRNEYASQFQKVYDLCLYILEANICNKRSTNSSLIKQTLICLSNFFKWIPLTYIFEKYKFNDNDVQIIDLLFDHFWDDISYKIECVKCIQEIVMLKIDEKNLLYFENVFTNLWSKLVSKIKYLPNVNEMKNIPPEFKIFWEQYYLQISICLTSFLKNYRETIIEKNNNTNDINAVFKFLHMLSNSNMDEVFLIIVDYYNIFTEQLIRELIGKLEEENSIKNKCVNSNNNMQTDLKNGMNNNLGFNIGLETGVLNNRKVYSFATMHNIGIGNSNVGNENSIININEYSSILDKIDLTQSDIKKICPRIKLYEFILNDIRRTIIEKMAKPQEIYISYDNETGEVVRDFEPDTTEISLYNTMKTTLVYLTYLGSEKTIELIVELLNKESEKSLKNTNKNEQWNSTKTNRISYAVGSISMCMTLKKEQDFLMYILRIYLHMIEVKNGEENRAILASCVMYIVSQYHRFLKLHWRFLKTVMKKLFEFAENEKVQDMAAETILKICKQCKNVIAKNNNSTDSNGNHIESFFSIFIKFHNNIMHKLPEKLNLLLYEAIAHVISCFPYEEKQESIKILMSKLMSLWNDLIYSNNNLKNINTLNNGGNNNGGNGNIMDADFKNLEHLCNYENSKLIITFVRVNCRLAYALSYFYYEQLNLVFFDFLKIYQLYSKYINMEVETNGTKRIKHAQFRNLFLMKREFLHLIETTIERSCYNIQELEEALLKREQKKMKNEIDESMDIHLPTVEEAKQINFQMTSNILNVLLETILVDYRDSNPHIKDAEVFSLLSTVFKKIENVTCPILPTVLNYVLLPTIDMIKNDFSSYPEHREKFYNFLDACVRHCFDYLFTLDSEIFNTFIQSLLWAIKHEHPSVADHGLKITHQFLHNVIVKKKEYLDEFCKAFYYIILNEVFKTLTDSFHKSGFHYQTIILMNLLRLLEFEVINIPEAEITKPHIIKHVQTFLTQSFENLNQKQIETFSVDMFNFCVESPSTFRSFVRDLLISLKEFSTNQDELYEADRQEALQRAKMAEDNKLIKLRGLMKEDVPSFSAIDVDDECINVE